The Montipora capricornis isolate CH-2021 chromosome 6, ASM3666992v2, whole genome shotgun sequence genome has a window encoding:
- the LOC138053875 gene encoding uncharacterized protein, translating to MASANPLSSIDQLKAARRLAETNVTETVNKLNELLAAHESTDIVQQVQMELDEVLEQFKIAHEAYHNQIKSQPEREESENYYASLLELASKLEREIASWLMAPDAQRLLTGQRTQIRPDDSISNAGSRASLRTRSAVSSTRSSASAKAKSAARKAALEARAANLSSLHELQFEELKLRQRKAKIELQAEIAEAEAERKVYEEIEAEADDTRKSIIRGARNTHQPDQSIRPPTQVTNASTPREGVPKDSHKPSETPINSHSVEPYNEGYPDPPRLPISLQNGSFHEESFHRLLESQEQQNRAMQQLVQQQQLGVMSLTLPQPDMQVFSGDPIDYCDFVRSFENLVERKTPSPSSRLYYLVQYTSGPVKELMKSCLSMREEEGYLEAKRLLRNRYGQNYKIAAAHVQRLIGGPVIKAEDGQALQQFSIQLTSCVNTLRQIGYLNKLDNPDNLKKIIDRLPYGIRLKWRDTVDRIVEKEERDVTVKDIMEFVTARARAATHPVFGKIFNENKVRPPSGKPQRKPPKSGGFSTLGEVTLSKAPIEKPKPKCLLCPSNHWLSRCDKFRKQSLDERKRFIDQKKLCSNCLHPGHFVRDCPKESFCRVQGCSGKHSTFLHPKDSTNASTTLTVADSPNGDQGETAEPTPATPSPASNGYVRNTYSTSSSSVTGLAIVPVRVKAKGKDKMVQTYAFLDSGSNTSFCTEGLLRKLNLEGAKTTLSLTTLEGENDPIECSLVSLEAFHLSDSLAVQLPKVYSRPSLPIPSEAIAKQEDIDRWPYLKGIDVAHIDAEIGLLIGSDVPEAFQPREIRQSEDGGPFATRTVLGWVFNGPLGRPTTTQVSTVNFLQANKTLEERFKEFCNQEFNDSLYETKTSMSLNDRKALHTMEETVKLVNGHYEMALPWKSFPPRLPNNRPLAERRLNHLKKRLLKEPMVYQKYKTFMDDLLSKDYARKVTSQELGPLKTHWYLPHHPVFNPQKPGKIRVVFDCSAKCHGTSLNDQLLQGPDLTNSLVGVLSRFREERIAFMSDIEAMFHQVRVRPSDCDALRFLWWPDGNLDSEPEEYEMRVHLFGGTSSPSCANFALKKTAQDNEADFNPETIQTVERNFYVDDCLKSVPTEDAAVTLADQLRELLTRGGFKLTKWLSNSKRVLESLPESERAAQVKGLDFDKLPVERALGVQWNVSSDTFGFSIIVKDRPATRRGILSIVSSVYDPLGFVAPFILKAKLILQDLCRNQYGWDDKIPDEFIHRWEAWLRELPKLEQLTVDRCFKSPELGGIASCQLHHFSDASKQGYGAATYLRITDAGGNVKCSFVMGKARLAPIKPVTVPRMELSAAVVATRLEKMSRGELSLPINQSFFWTDSTCVLRYLENQDKRFQTFVANRVATIHDASSPSQWRYVNTQLNPADDASRGVSADSLQRWLHGPEFLSQPSDTWPKRPADMNTNIPDDDPEVKKDSVTYLSQVTARDHTSEIFERFSSWVHLKKFVAWMLRFKSNFSCLSKKRKAGEPVSIQSTSTATPITIAELNNAEFEIIKYVQSQCFKEEQDILKRVKPQGTPTRKNGLKKSSNIFNLDPILMRGLIRVGGRLQRAPINTDAMHPVVLPKKHHVVKLIIQYYHLISGHSGLEYTLSLTRERYWIINGRSTVRNVLNDCFSCRKRQAPLAQQKMANLPEDRVTPSKPPFTYTGVDCFGPFEVRRGRTKVKRYGVIFTCLTLRAVHIEVASSLDTESFINALRRFIARRGQPEEMRSDNGRNFVKGERELREAVNDWNHSQIHEFLLQRNVKWTFNPPAGSHHGGVWERCIRTVRKVMKALMKEQVLDDEGLNTLLCEVEAIINGRPITKLSDDPRDLEPLTPNHLLLLRTGPVVPPGNFTKHDNYYTRRWRQVQYLADIFWKRWVREYLPSLQQRQKWTKQQRNFAEDDLVLILDENKPRNSWPLGRILEVHASRNDGLVRSVKLKTSTSELVRPIDKIVLLEAAAVSSNSD from the coding sequence ATGGCTTCCGCTAATCCGCTATCATCGATCGATCAATTAAAGGCCGCCCGCAGATTGGCAGAAACTAACGTGACGGAAACGGTCAATAAACTGAATGAGTTACTCGCTGCACATGAGTCCACCGACATTGTTCAACAGGTCCAAATGGAGTTGGACGAAGTATTGGAACAATTCAAAATTGCTCACGAGGCTTACCACAACCAAATTAAATCTCAACCGGAAAGAGAAGAATCTGAAAATTATTACGCCTCGCTCCTGGAATTAGCTTCCAAGCTCGAGAGAGAAATTGCGTCATGGTTAATGGCACCCGACGCCCAAAGGTTGTTGACAGGTCAAAGAACCCAAATCCGCCCCGATGATTCGATAAGTAACGCCGGGTCACGCGCGTCCCTCCGTACGCGTTCTGCCGTCAGTTCAACAAGGAGTTCAGCCAGCGCAAAGGCAAAATCAGCGGCGCGAAAGGCAGCGCTCGAAGCAAGAGCCGCAAATCTTTCAAGCTTGCATGAGTTGCAGTTTGAGGAGCTAAAACTTCGACAAAGGAAAGCCAAAATAGAACTTCAAGCCGAAATAGCGGAAGCCGAGGCCGAGAGAAAAGTGTATGAAGAAATCGAAGCGGAAGCGGATGATACGAGAAAATCAATTATTCGCGGCGCACGTAACACCCACCAGCCAGATCAGTCAATTAGGCCTCCGACACAGGTCACGAATGCGTCTACGCCGCGAGAAGGAGTTCCTAAAGATTCTCATAAGCCTAGTGAAACCCCGATTAATTCGCATTCCGTTGAGCCTTACAATGAAGGATATCCAGACCCGCCACGTTTACCAATCAGCCTCCAAAATGGTAGCTTCCATGAGGAATCCTTTCATCGCCTCTTGGAAAGTCAAGAACAGCAAAATCGCGCTATGCAGCAGCTCGTACAGCAGCAACAACTAGGCGTGATGTCCCTTACGTTACCCCAACCGGATATGCAGGTCTTCAGTGGAGATCCGATCGACTATTGCGATTTCGTGCGTTCCTTCGAGAATCTCGTCGAAAGAAAAACTCCAAGTCCCAGCTCCCGTCTGTACTATCTGGTACAGTACACGTCTGGACCTGTGAAAGAACTGATGAAGAGCTGTCTATCAATGCGAGAAGAGGAAGGATACCTCGAAGCAAAACGATTGCTCCGAAATCGCTATGgccaaaactacaaaatagccgcGGCGCACGTGCAGAGACTTATCGGAGGTCCAGTCATCAAAGCCGAGGATGGCCAAGCGCTCCAGCAGTTCTCAATCCAATTAACAAGCTGTGTTAATACCCTCAGACAAATCGGGTACCTCAACAAGCTGGATAACCCAGATAACCTGAAAAAGATCATCGACAGACTTCCGTACGGCATTCGTTTGAAATGGCGCGATACCGTTGACCGCATTGTCGAGAAAGAAGAAAGGGATGTGACTGTTAAGGACATTATGGAGTTCGTGACAGCAAGAGCCAGAGCCGCCACCCATCCAGTATTCGGCAAGATCTTCAACGAGAACAAGGTGCGGCCTCCGAGTGGCAAACCCCAGAGGAAACCGCCAAAGTCGGGTGGTTTCTCGACCCTTGGGGAAGTGACACTTTCAAAGGCACCTATTGAGAAGCCTAAGCCCAAGTGTCTGCTCTGCCCTTCAAATCACTGGCTTTCACGCTGCGACAAGTTCCGAAAGCAGTCGCTTGATGAGAGGAAGAGGTTTATAGACCAAAAGAAACTCTGCAGTAACTGCCTTCATCCTGGCCATTTCGTTAGGGACTGCCCAAAGGAGAGTTTCTGTAGAGTTCAAGGATGCAGTGGAAAGCATTCTACCTTCCTCCATCCAAAAGACAGCACGAACGCCTCCACGACATTAACTGTAGCAGATAGTCCAAACGGGGACCAGGGCGAAACTGCTGAGCCAACGCCTGCCACTCCCAGTCCAGCTAGCAATGGCTACGTCCGGAACACTTATTCAACTTCAAGTTCTTCCGTCACTGGGCTCGCAATCGTCCCAGTCCGGGTTAAAGCCAAGGGCAAAGATAAGATGGTTCAGACATACGCGTTCCTTGATTCTGGGTCAAACACGTCCTTTTGCACCGAAGGCCTTCTGAGAAAGCTCAACCTCGAGGGAGCCAAGACAACGCTCTCGCTTACAACGTTGGAGGGCGAAAATGACCCAATCGAATGCTCCCTGGTCAGTCTGGAAGCCTTCCATCTAAGTGATAGCCTTGCGGTTCAGCTCCCGAAGGTCTACTCTAGACCAAGTCTGCCAATCCCTTCAGAGGCCATCGCCAAACAAGAGGATATTGACCGCTGGCCGTATCTAAAGGGAATCGATGTCGCACACATAGACGCCGAGATCGGTCTGTTAATCGGTAGTGACGTACCAGAAGCCTTTCAACCCAGAGAAATCCGACAAAGCGAGGATGGTGGTCCCTTCGCTACCCGAACAGTCTTAGGCTGGGTGTTCAATGGTCCATTGGGAAGACCGACAACCACCCAAGTGTCTACTGTGAACTTTCTACAAGCAAACAAAACTCTTGAAGAACGGTTTAAGGAGTTTTGCAATCAAGAATTCAACGACTCCCTGTACGAAACAAAAACGTCAATGTCGCTTAACGACCGCAAAGCTTTACATACCATGGAGGAAACGGTGAAGTTAGTCAACGGCCATTATGAAATGGCCCTACCATGGAAGTCTTTCCCACCACGACTTCCAAACAACAGACCTTTAGCAGAACGTCGACTTAATCACCTGAAGAAGCGCCTGCTAAAGGAACCAATGGTCTATCAAAAGTACAAGACGTTCATGGACGACCTTCTGTCCAAAGACTACGCCAGGAAAGTAACAAGCCAGGAACTGGGACCTTTAAAAACCCACTGGTACCTCCCACATCACCCAGTGTTTAATCCCCAAAAGCCAGGAAAAATCAGGGTGGTGTTCGACTGCTCAGCAAAATGCCATGGGACCTCCTTAAACGACCAGCTGCTACAGGGGCCGGACCTAACCAATTCGCTCGTTGGTGTCCTCTCGAGATTCAGAGAAGAACGCATCGCCTTCATGTCGGACATCGAGGCGATGTTCCACCAAGTTAGAGTTCGCCCGAGCGATTGTGACGCCCTAAGGTTCCTGTGGTGGCCCGACGGCAACCTGGACAGCGAACCCGAAGAATATGAAATGAGAGTCCACTTGTTTGGAGGAACATCATCTCCCAGCTGCGCGAACTTCGCACTCAAGAAAACAGCCCAAGACAACGAGGCTGACTTCAACCCTGAAACCATTCAGACCGTGGAACGAAACTTCTATGTTGATGACTGCTTAAAGTCAGTTCCCACTGAAGACGCAGCTGTAACCCTCGCAGACCAGTTGCGAGAGCTCCTTACAAGAGGCGGATTCAAGCTTACCAAATGGTTGTCGAACTCGAAAAGAGTACTCGAGTCCTTGCCGGAGTCTGAAAGAGCTGCACAAGTTAAAGGGTTAGATTTCGACAAGCTGCCAGTTGAAAGAGCGTTAGGAGTGCAATGGAACGTGTCATCCGACACGTTTGGTTTCAGCATCATAGTTAAAGACAGACCTGCCACCAGGAGAGGCATACTATCCATCGTCAGCTCAGTGTACGACCCCCTGGGATTCGTCGCTCCATTCATTCTGAAAGCGAAACTTATCCTGCAAGACCTATGCCGTAATCAGTACGGCTGGGATGACAAGATTCCAGACGAATTCATTCATCGCTGGGAGGCATGGCTGCGGGAGCTACCCAAGCTAGAGCAGCTCACAGTTGACCGCTGTTTCAAGTCTCCAGAACTCGGTGGGATCGCCTCATGCCAGCTGCACCACTTTTCTGATGCATCAAAACAGGGATACGGAGCAGCTACCTACCTCAGAATCACGGATGCAGGTGGAAACGTCAAATGCTCGTTCGTTATGGGAAAGGCCAGACTTGCGCCAATCAAACCAGTTACAGTTCCCCGAATGGAGTTATCAGCAGCCGTCGTTGCAACAAGACTAGAGAAAATGTCTCGAGGGGAATTAAGTctaccaatcaatcaatcattcttCTGGACAGACAGCACCTGTGTCCTGCGTTACCTGGAAAATCAGGACAAGCGATTTCAAACTTTCGTCGCCAATCGGGTCGCGACGATACACGACGCGTCTTCTCCATCTCAGTGGAGATACGTCAACACCCAACTCAATCCAGCCGACGATGCTTCAAGAGGCGTGTCAGCAGACTCTCTTCAACGCTGGCTGCATGGTCCAGAATTCCTTAGTCAGCCCAGCGACACATGGCCAAAAAGACCTGCTGATATGAACACTAACATTCCCGATGACGACCCAGAAGTCAAGAAAGACTCAGTTACGTATTTGAGTCAAGTTACTGCTCGAGATCACACCTCAGAAATATTCGAACGGTTCTCATCTTGGGTCCATCTCAAGAAATTCGTAGCATGGATGCTGCGCTTCAAGTCAAACTTCTCTTGTTTGAGCAAGAAACGAAAGGCAGGAGAGCCGGTCAGCATTCAGTCAACCAGCACTGCCACGCCCATCACCATAGCAGAACTGAACAACGCCGAATTTGAAATCATCAAGTACGTTCAGAGCCAATGCTTCAAGGAAGAGCAAGATATTCTCAAACGAGTAAAACCACAGGGAACCCCGACAAGAAAGAACGGGCTAAAGAAATCCAGCAACATATTCAACCTTGACCCGATCCTGATGCGAGGTCTCATCCGAGTTGGTGGTCGTCTTCAGCGAGCGCCAATCAACACCGATGCAATGCATCCAGTGGTCCTTCCAAAGAAGCATCACGTGGTCAAGCTCATTATTCAGTACTACCATCTCATTTCTGGGCATTCGGGCCTAGAATACACACTGTCGCTCACAAGAGAGAGATACTGGATAATAAACGGAAGATCTACCGTGCGAAACGTTCTCAACGACTGCTTCAGCTGCCGTAAACGTCAGGCACCACTGGCCCAACAAAAAATGGCAAACCTACCCGAGGACAGAGTAACTCCCTCGAAACCGCCATTCACCTATACAGGGGTTGACTGCTTTGGACCGTTCGAAGTCCGACGCGGAAGGACTAAGGTCAAGCGTTATGGCGTGATATTCACGTGTCTCACACTCCGCGCAGTCCATATAGAGGTGGCATCATCACTGGACACAGAGTCTTTTATCAATGCCCTGCGCAGATTTATCGCAAGAAGAGGTCAACCAGAAGAGATGCGCTCAGACAACGGCAGAAACTTCGTGAAGGGAGAACGCGAACTACGAGAGGCAGTCAACGATTGGAACCACTCACAAATTCACGAATTTCTCCTCCAACGGAATGTCAAGTGGACGTTCAACCCACCTGCTGGCTCCCACCACGGCGGAGTATGGGAGCGATGTATACGAACGGTTCGCAAGGTCATGAAAGCGCTTATGAAAGAGCAAGTGCTGGACGACGAGGGCCTCAACACCCTGCTGTGTGAAGTGGAGGCTATAATCAACGGACGACCGAtcacaaagctgtcagacgacCCACGTGACCTAGAACCACTGACACCAAACCACCTGCTACTACTGAGGACAGGTCCTGTAGTCCCGCCCGGGAACTTCACGAAACATGATAACTACTACACTCGCAGATGGCGTCAAGTACAGTACTTGGCAGACATATTCTGGAAACGATGGGTTCGTGAATACCTCCCGTCGCTGCAGCAGAGACAGAAATGGACCAAACAGCAGAGAAACTTTGCAGAGGACGATCTTGTTCTGATATTGGATGAAAACAAGCCCCGCAACTCCTGGCCACTCGGTCGGATCCTGGAGGTACATGCCAGTCGTAACGATGGACTTGTACGCTCTGTCAAGCTGAAGACCAGTACATCCGAGCTTGTTCGACCCATCGACAAGATTGTGCTACTGGAGGCAGCTGCTGTATCAAGCAACAGTGACTAA